The following are from one region of the Stanieria cyanosphaera PCC 7437 genome:
- a CDS encoding GAF domain-containing sensor histidine kinase: MVDSNQSPNNGEEIKAQTRDNSSNDLNNSNVESLKLQLQEEQLKNQQLTSTLLATQQKLSQLETEFEQRLEAQLDQKIFELELCYDLSRQIGSTLSYEDLFRSMLKYLHTVVPCDVTGGILLEPKICELFLNANRPLATTAQLEIQQRLVESMLKVNGLDLLNLPLCLHNLNYQIQSSSELQIQQIGSHFFVPIIAHFPEEKQIVGLLFVGTEKAKQFTEEHIRILYKIANQASTYVQQLQMLLQEEKNRLENKRIRQALAKEKEFNELKTRIVRTISHEYRTPLTIISLAVDLLESQEGKLSLEQKEACFHKIRTATEHMTNLVEDVLVVDQVESKEVIFAPSHINLFQLCQQLVNNFRVTPAQKHQILFDYQGEQENIYLDENIVRQILTHLLSNAVKYSTDGGLINLNVKGSCDQVILQVCDRGIGIPPEDRSSLFECFHRATNVGTLPGTGLGLAIVKKYVEIHQGEICFESELNVGTIFTITLPIVNC; this comes from the coding sequence ATGGTAGATAGTAATCAATCACCAAATAATGGAGAGGAAATAAAAGCTCAAACAAGAGACAATAGTTCAAATGATTTAAATAACTCAAATGTAGAGTCATTAAAACTTCAATTACAAGAAGAACAATTAAAAAATCAGCAGCTAACTTCTACTTTACTTGCCACTCAACAAAAATTATCTCAATTAGAAACTGAATTTGAACAACGACTAGAAGCTCAACTCGACCAAAAAATATTTGAACTAGAGCTTTGCTACGATCTTTCACGACAAATTGGCTCTACTTTAAGTTATGAAGATTTATTTCGCTCAATGCTAAAGTATTTGCATACGGTTGTTCCTTGCGATGTAACAGGAGGAATTTTACTCGAACCAAAAATATGCGAACTATTTCTTAATGCCAATCGTCCTCTTGCTACTACTGCTCAGTTAGAAATTCAGCAACGACTTGTAGAGAGTATGCTTAAAGTAAATGGATTAGATTTACTGAACCTACCTCTTTGTTTACACAATCTTAATTATCAAATTCAATCATCATCTGAGCTACAAATTCAACAAATTGGCTCTCATTTTTTTGTTCCTATTATTGCTCATTTTCCAGAAGAAAAACAGATTGTTGGCTTGTTGTTTGTTGGTACAGAAAAAGCTAAACAATTTACAGAAGAGCATATCCGTATTTTATACAAAATTGCTAATCAAGCTTCTACTTATGTCCAGCAATTACAAATGTTACTTCAAGAAGAAAAAAATCGTCTAGAAAATAAAAGAATTCGTCAAGCTTTAGCCAAAGAAAAAGAATTTAATGAATTAAAAACTCGCATTGTTCGCACAATTTCTCATGAATATCGTACTCCTCTAACAATTATTTCTTTAGCCGTTGATTTGCTAGAGAGTCAAGAAGGCAAACTTAGTTTAGAACAAAAAGAAGCTTGTTTTCACAAAATTCGTACTGCAACTGAACATATGACTAATTTAGTCGAAGATGTTTTAGTTGTTGATCAGGTTGAATCGAAAGAAGTAATTTTTGCACCTAGTCATATTAATCTATTTCAACTCTGCCAACAATTAGTTAATAATTTTCGAGTAACTCCTGCTCAAAAACATCAAATTTTGTTTGATTATCAAGGTGAACAAGAAAACATTTATTTAGATGAAAACATTGTCAGACAAATTCTTACTCATTTGCTTTCTAATGCCGTTAAATATTCGACCGATGGTGGTCTAATTAATTTAAATGTAAAAGGTTCTTGTGATCAAGTTATTTTACAAGTTTGCGACCGCGGTATTGGTATTCCTCCAGAAGATCGTAGTTCTTTGTTTGAATGTTTTCATCGTGCTACTAATGTTGGTACTTTACCTGGTACTGGTTTGGGATTAGCAATTGTGAAAAAATATGTCGAAATTCATCAAGGAGAGATTTGTTTTGAATCAGAATTAAATGTCGGAACAATTTTTACAATTACTTTGCCTATTGTCAATTGTTAA